A stretch of DNA from Natrinema halophilum:
AAGACGCGGAAGACGACCTCAGACGAATAATCTCCGACTGGGACGGCGTCACCGAACTCGTCGACTTTCGGACGGTCTATTTCGGCGCCGAGGAACTGCTCGTCACCGCCGACGTCGCGTTCGAACCCGATCTGGACACAGAAACGCTCGAGCGGCGCATCACCCAGATCGAACTGGCCCTGATGGACCACGACGATCAGGTGCAGAAGGTCTACATCGAACCGGAGACGTAACCGTTGCGGTCGCGTTACTCGGTTCCGTCCGAGCGGTCGGTTCCCTCGGTTGTCTCATCGCTGCCGTCGAAGGCGGCGACGACCGTCGAGCCCGGGGGCCGGTCGTTCAACACCGCGGTCACCGTCGTCTCCTCGAGATCGACCGTCGAGAGGAGTCGGTCCCATCCGTCTTCGGTCTCGACGGCCACCGCAACGTCGGTGGGGCTCGCCCCCGGCGGCAGCCTCGACGGATCGTACACGAGCGCGATGCGGACCGCTTCGACCGCTTTCAGGTCCTCGGAGTCGACGAGGTCGATGGGATCGGCGAGGCTCTCCGCCGGCGGTTCGCTGACGCTCTTCTCGAGGCCGAACTCGTCGGGGACGACGCCGGCGACGAGGGCGACGCGGGCCCCCGCGCTCTCGAGGGCGTATTCGGCGACGTTGCTAGCATCGTATCCGGGAATCGCCATACCGGAATCAGGTACTGGAGATATATGTCCCTGTAGCGCGCGTTCGCCGGCCGTGAATATCGCGGCCGGCGGTCAATCCGTGTCCGAGCGGCGACTGAATCGAGACGAACCCTTTTATTGCAGCGCGAACCTATCACGTAGTGTGTCCGAGACAGCCGGGTACATGCGCTTTTTCCCGTACGACCAGCCGTACGAGAATCAGCGCGAGGCGATGGACCGCATCCACAACTCCCTCTACAGGGGCCAGAATGTCCTCTTCGAGGGCGCCTGCGGGACCGGTAAAACCCTCTCGTCGCTCGCGCCCGCCCTCGAGATCGCCCGCGAGCAGGACAAGACGGTCGTCATCACGACGAACGTCCACCAGCAGATGCGCCAGTTCGTCGCCGAAGCCCGCGCTATCAGGCGTGAAGAGCAGATTCGTGCGATCGTTTTCAAAGGTAAATCGTCGATGTGTCACATCGACGTTGGCTACGAGGAGTGTCAGGCGCTGCGGGACAACACCCGGGCGGTCGTCGACGCCGAACGCGACCGCGAGCAACTCGAGCGCCGTCAGCGCGAACTGCTCGCCGAAAGCCAGGACGGCGACGGATCGGCGGCAGACGCTCGCTCGGCGGTGATGGACGAACTCGAGTCCATCGAGGACCGCCTCGAGGAGTTAGAAGAGCAGAACGTTTGCGACTACTATCGGAACAATCTCACCCGGGATACGGACGACTTCTTCGCGTGGCTCTACGAGGACATCCGAACGCCCGACGAGATCTACGAGTACGCCGAACAGCACGGCTTCTGCGGGTACGAACTCTTGAAGGAGGGAATCGACGGGGTCGATCTGGTCGTCTGTAACTATCATCACCTGCTCGATTCGACGATTCGGGAACAGTTCTTCCGATGGCTGGGCTGCGATCCGGAGGACGTGATCGCCGTGTTCGACGAGGCACACAACGTCGAAGACGCCGCCCGCGAACACGCGACCCGGACGTGCTCCGAGCGGACCGTCGAATCGGCGTTAGACGAACTCGCCGACACCGAGGACCCGCGCTCCGAAGACGCCGCGAACGTCCTTTCTGCGTTTCACCGCGCACTCGTCGAGACCTACGAGGACTCCTTCGGCTTCGGCGAGCGCGAGCGGATCGGCGACGACTGGTCGGACATCTCCATCGCCAACGACGACCGCAAGGACGACCTCACGCTCGAGTTCCTGCATCGCTACTCCGGGCGGGGGATCGATGACGACCTCGAGGCCGCGATGAAACTCGGCCAGGAACTGGACGAGCAGTACGAGGACGCGTATCGGGAGGGCGAAACCGCCACGCGCACCGAATGCCAGACGCTTCAGGCTGCGGCCTTCGTCAGCGCGTGGATGAACGAGGGTTCGAAAGAGGGTCTCTATCCGGTCGTCGCCGTGACGCGGGATATCGGTACCGACGAAGTCTACGGCCGCGCGGAGCTGTACACCTGCTTGCCGCGGCAGGTGACCGGCCACCTGTTCGACGAAGTCTACGCGACGGTGCTGATGAGCGCGACGCTGCAGCCCTTCGACGTTACCGAGGACGTACTGGGGCTCGAGGAGTCGGTGACGATGGCGTACGGACTGCAGTTCCCCGCCGACAACCGTCGCACGTACGCCGTCGAGACGCCGGCGCTTTTTGCGTCGGACCGCGACGATCCTGCGGTCCAGGAGGAGGTGGCGGGAACGATCCACGATGCGGTCCGCATGACGCCTGGTAACACGCTCGCGTTCTTCCCCAACTACGGTGAGGCCGGACGGTATGCAGATCGGCTCGAGGCTCGCGGCGACCGAACGGTGTACCTCGACGAGCCGGGCACGTCCGTCGAGGAACTCAGACGGGAGTTCGTCGCGGACGACGACGCGGTGCTGTGTACGTCGCTGTGGGGGACCCTTTCGGAAGGGGTGAGCTTCGATGGCGACGACGCCCACACCGTGCTGGTCGTCGGCGTTCCGTATCCGCATCTGGACGACCGGGCGGAGGCGGTACAGGACGCCTACGACACGGCGTTCGATGGTACCGATACCGGCTGGCGGTACGCCGTCGAGATTCCGACGGTCCGAAAGACCAGGCAAGCGCTCGGCCGGGTCATCCGATCACCGGACGACGTCGGCGTCCGCGCACTGCTCGACCGACGCTACTCGAGGCGGGCGAAGTCCGACCTCGGCAAGTACAGCGTCAACGGTACCTTTCCCCACGAAGAACGCGAGGAGCTGATAGACATCGACCCGGAGAAGCTCAAGTTCGCGATGATGAATTTTTACGGCGATCACGACGCGTACGACGGCGAACCGCCGTCCCCGTGATGCACGCGCTTCCGGGCCCGCCGGCGGGCCCGGCCCGCCTTCGAAATCAGGCTGGCAACGAGATCCGACTCACCGGCAGCTTGTACGTTCCGTCCCAGAACTCGAGTTCGCTGACGGTCCACCGAACGGGCTCGATTTCGCGGTCGGCGAGCCGTTGTGCGGTCTCGGCGTGTCCACCCCGGGCCAGCGTCACGTGGGGGACGTAGTCTCGTCCCTCGAGTCCGTCGACGGGCTCGAAGGCGTCCGTAAGAGTAGCGTGGATTTCCTCGAGGCCTGGACTCTCGACGGCCAGGTAGACGACCGGTGCGGAGCCAAGCGGCGGGTCTGCGAAGTAGTCGATGCCCGTGATTTCGGCTTCGACGGCCGGGGCGCCCTCGAGCGCGCGGTGGGCGCGATGCTGGAGCTGTGCGACGTGGTCTGCCTCGCCCAGGCGCTTGAGCAGGCACGAGTGGTCTTCGCGGACGGTTTCGAACCCGACCAGCTCGGGATAGAGCCGGTCTGCAAGCCGGCGGACCCGACCGGGAACCGGAACGTTGACGCTGTACACTTCGCCCGAAGTAGGATCGGCCCGGCTATCAGTCTGCTGATTTCTGGGCCCGGACGGTCCCGTCAGATTCGGTCGAGAAGCCAGAGGACGATCAGGACGGCAATCGCGAGCTGCAAGAGCGGCGTGTACAGGCCGACGAGGGTTGCGATACTGCCGAGTATGGCCTCGAGAATCTCGAGGACGAGTAATACAGCGATCAGTCCGAGGACGAGCTTCAGCAGCAATTCGACCTCGAGTTCCCCACTATTGTCGCGCATACGTTCATGTTTGCATGACTATTAGAAAAACGCAGCGCTACCGCGGTCGGAAAGACCTATTTAGACGGCCGCAACATGTCCCCATAATGGACGTGAGGGGGCTGCGGGCCCTTGTTTGCGTGCTCGTGGTGGTTGCCTGTACGATTGCGTTCGTTCCCGGTCCGGCCGCAGTGGCGGCGGACCACGGGGCCCAACGAGCGGCGCTACAGGAGGACGGAAACGAGAGTATCGGCCTCGAGGACGCCGATCAGATCCACGTCGACGTCTTCATCGCCGAGAACGGCACGGCGCTGATGACCGTCGACTATCAGTTCCATCTCGACGACGAGAACGGGTCTGCGGCGCAGTGGGAGTCGCTGCGGAGTGATATCCGGTCGAATCCGGATGAATACGTCACTGGCGAGCGAACGAAATGGAGCGAGACGCTCACGCAGGGCGAAAACAGGACCGACCGCGACATGACCCTGTCGAACCTTTCTATCACGACGGAAGAAAATTCCGCACCGCGGCCGATCGGCCACGCGAAGGTCACGTTCCAGTGGTCTTCGTTCGCGCACGTGGAATTGAATCGGATCGATGCGGGCTCTGCACTCTCCGGGTTTACGCTCGACGACGGAACGACCCTGCAGCTCCGCTGGCCCGAAGAGTACACCATCTACGAGAACGACGGCGAACGTCAGATCGATCCATCCCCGGACGGAGAGGCGGATGATTCGGTCACCTGGAAGGGTTCCGAAACCACGTTCACCGACGATCAACCGCGGATCGAACTGATCAAAGACGGTGACACGGGCGCGAAATCGACCCCGTCGAACGAGGGGCCGGCGATGCCGTGGGCGATCGTTCTGCTAACTCTCTCCCTGCTCGCGGTCGTCGGAATCGCCGGTTGGCTGGTCGGACGCAAGCGAAATGGGGCCGTGGGGGCGGGTGCGAAACCCGAAACGGCGCGACGGACCGATGGCTCGGCCGACACCATGTCGAACGCGCCGGACGGGCCACCGCCGGAACTGTTGAGCAACGAGGAACGGGTACTTCGACTGCTCGAGAATCGGGGCGGCCGGATCAAACAACAGGAGGTCGTCTCCGAACTCGACTGGACGGAAGCGAAGACGAGCCAGGTGGTCGGCGACTTACGCGAGGACGACGAGATCGACGTCTTCCGGATCGGTCGGGAGAACGTGCTGGCATTGCCGGACGAGGAATGACTGACGACGCGGTGACGTCGAGCGGCGACCGAACTGATCAGGCTTCGTCGCTGCGCCGGGTCGCCCGCGTATTATCGCGATCTCACTAAGAAAGGCTTTAGTAGCGCGATATCACATACTTCGGCTAATGGGCCTCTCCGTCGGCACGACGCTCGCCGATTTCGCTACCGGCGGGACCGTCACTCGGCGGCCACGACGACCACGACGGGCCTTTTGAGCCCGCATTCTACTTCACCCATCGATCCTGGTTCGTTCCAACATCTCGGAAACAGCATTTTTCCACATAGCAGATGCTCTCTCGCTTATTTTCGAAAATGAAACCAACGGGCTTAAGTCCGTCCTGGGATTTCACTCGAGTACGATATGACCCGCGTGGCACTTGCGTTCTCGGGCGGCCTGGACACGACTGTCTGTGTTCCGTTGCTCGAGGAAGAATACGGATACGACGACGTAATCGGCGTCACCGTCGACGTCGGCCAGCCGGCCTCGGAGTTCGACGAGGCTGAAGAGACTGCTGAGGCACTCGGCCTCGACCACTACGTCGTCGACGCGCGAGCGGAATTCGCGCAACTCTGTCTCGAGAGCGTTCGCGCGAACGCGACGTACCAGGGCTACCCGCTGGGAACGGCGCTGGCCCGTCCAGTGATCGCCGAGGCGATCCTCGAGGTCGCGGAGGAACAGGACTGTACCGGCATCGCCCACGGCTGTACGGGCAAGGGCAACGACCAGCTTCGATTCGAGGCCGTCTGGCGTGACTCCGACCTTGAGGTAATCGCACCCGTACGCGAACTCGGTCTCACCCGCGAGTGGGAACAGGAGTACGCCGACGAGAAGGACCTCCCCGTCGAGGGCGGCAGCGGCGGCGACTGGTCGATCGACACCAACATCTGGAGCCGCTCGGTCGAGGGCGACGACCTCGAAGACCCCAGTTACGTCCCGCCGCGGGACATCTACGAGTGGACCGACGAGCCGTCCGGCGAGACCGAGGAAATCGAGATCGCCTTCGAGCAGGGTTATCCCGTGGCTGTCGATGGCGAGGAGTACGATCCGGTCGAACTGATCGAGTACTTGAACGACCTGGCGGGCGGATACGGCGTCGGTCGGACGGATACGATGGAAGATCGCATGCTCGGGCTGAAGGTGCGCGAAAACTACGAACACCCGGGCGCGACGACGCTTTTGAACGCTCACGAGGCCCTCGAGGGACTCGTCCTCACTCAGGAGGAGCGCCAGTTCAAACAGCAGATCGATCAACAGTGGGCCCAGAAGGGCTACGAGGGGCTGATCGACGCACCGCTCGTGGGCGCACTCGAGGGCTTCATCGCCGAGACCCAGAAACGCGTCACCGGAACAGTGACGATCCGCTTCGAAGGCGGACAGGCCCGCCCGGTCGCTCGCGATAGTTCGTTCGCGGCCTACTCCGCCGAACACGCATCGTTCGACACCGAAACGGTCGGCAAGATCAAACAGGAGGACGCGACCGGCGTCGCGAAGTATCACGGGTTCCAGCGCCGTCTCGCAAACGAGGCGATCGCCGCGAACGCCGCGGACGAGGAAGTCGAACTCGCGACCGACGGGAGCGGCGGTAACGCGAGCGAAGCGAGCGGATCCTCGTCGGAGCTACGCTCCGACGTAGACGAGTAACCATGTCCGAGGAGAGCGCTCGCGACGGTGACGCCGAGGGGAATTCGGTCCGCGCTGACGGTGGCGCTGACGACGAAAGCGTCGTCCGCCGGGACCGCTTCAGCGGCGGCCCGGCTCGGAGCTTCCTCTCCTCGCTCGAGGCCGACGACCGCATTTTCGAGGCCGATCTGGCGGTCGACCGCGCACACACGGTTATGCTCGCCGAGCAAGGTATCATCGCGGACGACGTGGCCGGTCAGATCCTGACCGCGCTCGACGCGACCGAGGTCGACGGCCACGATTCCCTGCCCGACGGCGAGGACGTCCACGAGGCCATCGAGACGGCCGTCATCCAACGCATTGGTGCGGACGGCGGGAAGATGCACACCGCGCGGTCGCGCAACGACGAGGTCGCGGCCTGTATCCGCTACCGACTGCGCGAGGACATCCTCGAAGCCATTGAGACGACGCTCGCGCTGCGCGAGTCGCTCGTGGACGTAGCGACCGACCACTCGGAGACGATCATGCCCGGCTACACCCACCTCCAGCCTGCACAGCCGACGACGGTAGCTCACTGGGCGTTAGCGTACGAGGGGGCCGTCGGCCGCGACACCGAACGACTACTCGAGACCTACGCGCGGATCAACGAGTCGCCGCTGGGAGGTGCGGCCTTCGCGGGGACCACGTTCGACGTCGATCGCGAGCAGGTCGCCGACCTGCTGGGTTTCGACGGGGTCGTGGAAAACTCGATGGACGCCTCCTCGGGTCGGGATTTCCTGCTCGAGGCGGTACAAGCGCTTTCGATCCACGCGACGACGCTGTCCGGGTTGGCCGAAGACGTGATCATCTTCGCGAACCGCGGGTTCGTCGATCTTTCGGACGACTACTCTTCGACGTCGTCAATCATGCCCCAGAAGAAGAACCCGGACACGCTGGAGCTCGTCCGTGCCGTCGCGGGCGATGCGGCCGGCGGCGTCCAGGGATTGGCGACGACGCTCAAGGGGCTTCCGCGCGCGTACAACCGGGATCTCCAGCGGGCGACGACTCACGCCTGGGAAACCGTCGATGCGGTTACCGAGGCGAGTGAGGTCGCGGCGGGAGCGGTGGCGACAGCGGACTGGAACGAGGGGACTATGGCGGCGGAGGCCGGCGAGGGGTTCTCGACGGCGACCGGCGTCGCCGATCTGCTGGCCGCAAACGGGCTCCCCTTCAGGACGGCACACGAACTGGTCGCCATCGCGGCGGAGAACGGTGCAGATTACGATGCACTCGAGTCCGCGGCACAGGAGGTACTCGGCGAATCGCTCGAGGCACACGTCGATCCCGCCGCCGTCGAGGATGCGCTCGACCCCGCTCGGAGCGTGGCGAGTCGCGATTCGCGGGGCGGTCCCGCCCCCGAGGCGGTTGAGGCACAACTCGAGCCGGCCCGCGAGCGACTCGTGGCGGATGAAACCGCGCTCGACGAACTGATCGGGACACTCGAGTCGGCACACGAGTCGCTTCGGTCGGAGGTGAACGACTATGTGTGACCTCGTGTCTCGATCAGCGAGAACGGAGCTGTCCGCGCTTCTGGGGGTCGTCTACCGCACGGTTCGGCGGCGATCCCCGCGAGGGGAAAAATTACCTACTTCATGATATGTCAAAGTAAAACTGCGGTAAGATAGCATCTACGTCCCGTTAGAGGGCAGTGCAGATAGTATAATTTTGCTGTTAAGTTCGAAGGCTTTAAGGGAGCGCGGCACCCACGTGCGAATACAATGACCGAATGCGTCGAGTGTGGGGCTGAGGTGTCCCTGCACGACGATCTGGAAGTCGGAGAGATCGTTGACTGTACGACCTGTGGCGCCGAACTGGAAGTCGTCGACACCGAGCCGCCAGTCCTCGAGCGGGCCCCCGAGCTCGAAGAGGACTGGGGTGAGTGACCTTGCAGTCGGGCACGATACCGGCCCGCGCTGCGGACGCGACTCGAGTGGCTCGTAACGGGCCTTTCATACCCACCCGGAGGTGGCTCGCGTGAACGTAGGCATACTCTATTCACGGATTCGCAAGGACGAGAAGCTCCTCTTAAATGAGCTTCGCGAGCGCGATCACGAGGTGACGAAGATCGACGTCCGCAAGCAGACGTTCGACATTTCGGGCGCGCCCGCGGAATTCGACGATCTCGACATCGTCGTCGACCGCTGTCTCGC
This window harbors:
- a CDS encoding 2'-5' RNA ligase family protein, producing MYSVNVPVPGRVRRLADRLYPELVGFETVREDHSCLLKRLGEADHVAQLQHRAHRALEGAPAVEAEITGIDYFADPPLGSAPVVYLAVESPGLEEIHATLTDAFEPVDGLEGRDYVPHVTLARGGHAETAQRLADREIEPVRWTVSELEFWDGTYKLPVSRISLPA
- the lysW gene encoding lysine biosynthesis protein LysW translates to MTECVECGAEVSLHDDLEVGEIVDCTTCGAELEVVDTEPPVLERAPELEEDWGE
- a CDS encoding ATP-dependent DNA helicase, which codes for MSETAGYMRFFPYDQPYENQREAMDRIHNSLYRGQNVLFEGACGTGKTLSSLAPALEIAREQDKTVVITTNVHQQMRQFVAEARAIRREEQIRAIVFKGKSSMCHIDVGYEECQALRDNTRAVVDAERDREQLERRQRELLAESQDGDGSAADARSAVMDELESIEDRLEELEEQNVCDYYRNNLTRDTDDFFAWLYEDIRTPDEIYEYAEQHGFCGYELLKEGIDGVDLVVCNYHHLLDSTIREQFFRWLGCDPEDVIAVFDEAHNVEDAAREHATRTCSERTVESALDELADTEDPRSEDAANVLSAFHRALVETYEDSFGFGERERIGDDWSDISIANDDRKDDLTLEFLHRYSGRGIDDDLEAAMKLGQELDEQYEDAYREGETATRTECQTLQAAAFVSAWMNEGSKEGLYPVVAVTRDIGTDEVYGRAELYTCLPRQVTGHLFDEVYATVLMSATLQPFDVTEDVLGLEESVTMAYGLQFPADNRRTYAVETPALFASDRDDPAVQEEVAGTIHDAVRMTPGNTLAFFPNYGEAGRYADRLEARGDRTVYLDEPGTSVEELRREFVADDDAVLCTSLWGTLSEGVSFDGDDAHTVLVVGVPYPHLDDRAEAVQDAYDTAFDGTDTGWRYAVEIPTVRKTRQALGRVIRSPDDVGVRALLDRRYSRRAKSDLGKYSVNGTFPHEEREELIDIDPEKLKFAMMNFYGDHDAYDGEPPSP
- a CDS encoding helix-turn-helix transcriptional regulator, which codes for MDVRGLRALVCVLVVVACTIAFVPGPAAVAADHGAQRAALQEDGNESIGLEDADQIHVDVFIAENGTALMTVDYQFHLDDENGSAAQWESLRSDIRSNPDEYVTGERTKWSETLTQGENRTDRDMTLSNLSITTEENSAPRPIGHAKVTFQWSSFAHVELNRIDAGSALSGFTLDDGTTLQLRWPEEYTIYENDGERQIDPSPDGEADDSVTWKGSETTFTDDQPRIELIKDGDTGAKSTPSNEGPAMPWAIVLLTLSLLAVVGIAGWLVGRKRNGAVGAGAKPETARRTDGSADTMSNAPDGPPPELLSNEERVLRLLENRGGRIKQQEVVSELDWTEAKTSQVVGDLREDDEIDVFRIGRENVLALPDEE
- the argH gene encoding argininosuccinate lyase, giving the protein MSEESARDGDAEGNSVRADGGADDESVVRRDRFSGGPARSFLSSLEADDRIFEADLAVDRAHTVMLAEQGIIADDVAGQILTALDATEVDGHDSLPDGEDVHEAIETAVIQRIGADGGKMHTARSRNDEVAACIRYRLREDILEAIETTLALRESLVDVATDHSETIMPGYTHLQPAQPTTVAHWALAYEGAVGRDTERLLETYARINESPLGGAAFAGTTFDVDREQVADLLGFDGVVENSMDASSGRDFLLEAVQALSIHATTLSGLAEDVIIFANRGFVDLSDDYSSTSSIMPQKKNPDTLELVRAVAGDAAGGVQGLATTLKGLPRAYNRDLQRATTHAWETVDAVTEASEVAAGAVATADWNEGTMAAEAGEGFSTATGVADLLAANGLPFRTAHELVAIAAENGADYDALESAAQEVLGESLEAHVDPAAVEDALDPARSVASRDSRGGPAPEAVEAQLEPARERLVADETALDELIGTLESAHESLRSEVNDYV
- a CDS encoding DUF7554 family protein — protein: MRDNSGELEVELLLKLVLGLIAVLLVLEILEAILGSIATLVGLYTPLLQLAIAVLIVLWLLDRI
- a CDS encoding argininosuccinate synthase, which codes for MTRVALAFSGGLDTTVCVPLLEEEYGYDDVIGVTVDVGQPASEFDEAEETAEALGLDHYVVDARAEFAQLCLESVRANATYQGYPLGTALARPVIAEAILEVAEEQDCTGIAHGCTGKGNDQLRFEAVWRDSDLEVIAPVRELGLTREWEQEYADEKDLPVEGGSGGDWSIDTNIWSRSVEGDDLEDPSYVPPRDIYEWTDEPSGETEEIEIAFEQGYPVAVDGEEYDPVELIEYLNDLAGGYGVGRTDTMEDRMLGLKVRENYEHPGATTLLNAHEALEGLVLTQEERQFKQQIDQQWAQKGYEGLIDAPLVGALEGFIAETQKRVTGTVTIRFEGGQARPVARDSSFAAYSAEHASFDTETVGKIKQEDATGVAKYHGFQRRLANEAIAANAADEEVELATDGSGGNASEASGSSSELRSDVDE